In the Gossypium arboreum isolate Shixiya-1 chromosome 10, ASM2569848v2, whole genome shotgun sequence genome, one interval contains:
- the LOC108489186 gene encoding adenosylhomocysteinase translates to MALSVEKTAAGREYKVKDMSQADFGRLEIELAEVEMPGLMACRAEFGPAQPFKGAKITGSLHMTIQTAVLIETLTALGAEVRWCSCNIFSTQDHAAAAIARDSAAVFAWKGETLQEYWWCTERALDWGPTGGPDLIVDDGGDATLLIHEGVKAEEVYEKTGQLPDPSSTDNAEFQIVLTIIRDGLKADPKKYTRMKERLVGVSEETTTGVKRLYQMQANGTLLFPAINVNDSVTKSKFDNLYGCRHSLPDGLMRATDVMIAGKVAVVCGYGDVGKGCAAALKQAGARVIVTEIDPICALQALMEGLQVLTLEDVVSEADIFVTTTGNKDIIMVNHMRKMKNNAIVCNIGHFDNEIDMLGLENYPGVKRITIKPQTDRWVFPETNTGIVVLAEGRLMNLGCATGHPSFVMSCSFTNQVIAQLELWKEKATGKYEKKVYVLPKHLDEKVAALHLGKLGANLTKLTKDQADYISVPIEGPYKPPHYRY, encoded by the exons ATGGCTCTTTCCGTCGAGAAAACCGCCGCCGGCCGCGAGTACAAGGTCAAGGACATGTCTCAGGCTGACTTCGGTCGTCTCGAGATCGAGTTGGCCGAGGTCGAAATGCCCGGTCTCATGGCTTGCCGAGCCGAGTTCGGCCCTGCCCAACCTTTCAAGGGAGCCAAAATCACCGGTTCTCTTCACATGACCATCCAGACCGCTGTCCTCATCGAAACCCTCACCGCCCTCGGAGCTGAAGTCCGTTGGTGCTCTTGCAATATCTTCTCTACCCAAGACCATGCCGCCGCCGCCATTGCCCGTGACTCGGCAGCCGTGTTCGCCTGGAAAGGTGAGACCCTCCAGGAATACTGGTGGTGTACCGAGAGAGCCCTTGACTGGGGTCCCACCGGTGGACCTGATCTGATCGTGGATGATGGTGGCGATGCTACTCTGTTGATCCATGAAGGAGTTAAAGCCGAGGAGGTTTATGAGAAAACCGGGCAGCTCCCAGATCCGTCTTCCACCGACAATGCCGAGTTTCAGATTGTTTTGACGATAATTAGAGATGGGTTGAAGGCAGATCCCAAGAAGTATACAAGGATGAAGGAGAGATTAGTTGGTGTTTCTGAGGAAACTACAACCGGTGTTAAGAGGCTTTATCAGATGCAGGCCAATGGAACCTTGTTGTTCCCTGCTATTAATGTCAATGACTCTGTCACCAAGAGCAAG TTCGATAACTTGTATGGATGCCGTCACTCTCTTCCCGATGGGTTGATGAGAGCTACCGATGTCATGATTGCTGGTAAGGTCGCTGTTGTCTGTGGTTATGGTGATGTCGGCAAGGGTTGTGCTGCTGCCTTGAAGCAAGCCGGTGCTCGCGTCATTGTCACCGAGATTGATCCCATCTGTGCCCTTCAGGCTCTCATGGAAGGACTTCAAGTTTTGACCCTTGAGGATGTTGTCTCCGAGGCTGATATCTTTGTCACCACGACTGGTAACAAGGACATCATCATGGTTAACCACATGAGGAAGATGAAGAACAATGCCATTGTTTGCAACATCGGTCACTTCGACAATGAAATTGACATGCTCGGTCTCGAGAATTATCCTGGTGTCAAGCGCATTACCATCAAGCCTCAAACCGATAGGTGGGTCTTCCCTGAAACCAACACCGGCATCGTTGTGTTGGCTGAAGGACGTCTCATGAACTTGGGTTGTGCTACTGGCCACCCTAGCTTTGTCATGTCATGCTCGTTCACTAACCAGGTGATCGCCCAGCTGGAGCTGTGGAAGGAGAAGGCAACAGGCAAGTACGAGAAGAAGGTGTACGTTTTGCCTAAGCACCTTGATGAGAAGGTGGCTGCTCTTCACCTTGGAAAGCTTGGGGCTAacctcaccaagctcaccaaggATCAAGCTGACTACATTAGCGTCCCCATTGAGGGTCCTTACAAGCCTCCTCACTACAGGTACTGA